A single Anopheles funestus chromosome 2RL, idAnoFuneDA-416_04, whole genome shotgun sequence DNA region contains:
- the LOC125762923 gene encoding uncharacterized protein LOC125762923 yields MEHHGGLFADISNSFPGASGLPNTNVKYHIHNPPQIPPQPPPPPVPPLGSSRQYHQYQHHHHSQQHQQQQQQQSLNVHLQNSTSSQQTTAQSVVVGGYGQPTPGIIQQSHVIQQSQQQQQQQPELQTSTTTATTQRQHHLEALHQTLGPGSGGTGGVFPDGNTTGLFDGGNTNANVSLCVNNNNSSGSGNNTSNASAGTSNSSYSSSISNSSRKFETNTGDSITYNINNINTNIVNNISSGQGAPGPIAAITNGGGGGGGDFLAGVTAATQYGTGSGSTIAVNGGGTGTGGAVGAQPGVSNPTIINISNNNHNIMAPPYPYHGPPQYQPKMGGSAGGAGYKEMSGKYGAIGGTGSGTSGTAGSWAEYAPHQHEATVIGNFEAKNPNKYHHTATGATTAGSRMSGGYRYASATDYVSQPAPPGSTGHYVPSHTGAGGAGYGLYHPDGVQATPIQQTQTPGVVPGAHAGYDAYPHIVRNKYSGSGPPPGMHLSSGSRGAPSHADLMYNERSQRYVSSYGTGNTYMPSGATGAGGGGSVPNHGTNSAGHAGYYTQMGSSKGMMNPGMDYYGNTYSKQLSSSHPHHAPNNPYIPPNRMAYSNQTSAGYHPHPSHPAHHHVPHPHHKSAVGSYGYTNANGSVSSYDDPYHQRSMSGRVPLPHPYNTDPHHHQSTPGSAPYGATSAGSYHHQVQGPMGYPNPKLTFSKNMNDFYTPNVASSNVAQHYAGAHPGSMQPAGLGHAGHYGMKYASQPIAPQQKHAGGGTALGPGGVPASLGQQTRKSSSCFYDTPSPVIDINHPLIDLEEQINSVKILKSGPASMGTGPGSMYDTNHPLNYDCQQMYLKNRYMHSKPVHSIPNSNTNPIGYGSGQPIPTGEHPHQRHQLHHQSHPEAVGAYGGYATMEDLGLGPRSFALDENLKDKSLRDYLTSWNEMEEEDGGSAGAKASKEANNNLVAHQNYESCKYMGQQQPSLEATTTATEEVPVPPPQQEVAEDTPLEARPVVTPETTTTHSSPSPPSIVPVSAATPVTGHTGVIVANVQSNGNLPDILVDIEKPAKAEETGKDGEKLYILETYDVPQSELNKYKHLSVINELPKNVVPINDSADSLKFLEEIESNREKYYQTELESEVVYEEKEKEKDQEVIEEDKAMASEEETVPEQKSVIQQPKHESDVPRTETAPPTDDLQRENDEQKEDQCERSPECKPQDLSQTKNKEEIKQDPETLEQKEEISGDVRNGVTEVKCEATPKDSSSADEEASFKVPRCFPKYRKRRFYDYDMPRFPKKARRSSIEEFINCDIPKFKVQTNKRSPKSLLSLLVDTLNSKPFRRWAKQDLARRQSLVQAGDRSDVAKEVSQTAEEPVVVENDQMEAIPTPSEEEESERQTVLVLSSVPSLRDLCYERIQSLELYHQPATLKELCERVIRVSKHLYIIEEMKSEPPRLQDLCKAVLSETNIFIDVTTNEVCIIDDDVEDDNCEMVPSMDSTTPNAARVFIVEEDRGSIADLLRENIQLQEEDLVVVRQDIGEGCEDHEIFMTDLAAQPEPMVAAESESDIFSRVEQEIEKMMHTSSSEDEAEVPAKDSELFAFAEDVECIQYEEVVPVHTEVHSMEEGVLKALRAKYALRGVGQRRLHRRLVRKYVIYQRYIETRSGLLPRNTVRWRKMIDTRNASDKVQLVPPVQHDEESNCSNSSTTSGSSRSSSSTRSSHSSRSSSSSSSSSSSSSSSSSSSSSSSSSSEMEDEEETVKLVAAVELTPEELSSTSVTLGEANNNTIELVHSTMPREQQKEMVSQPTMQDDESQPDQVKADSDAGISPARCDDSSASSCSSSGKSSPASQNTRASSPYTSSGSSKSNSRSPTSSMEQRAATKVAYTTERPRSVIVSPPIAKRKKKLSFEESLLNIDQMYRKPASPAPTSTVPLLIPRSASASPQQSAATRPNVIVNVNNKREVPRKLIIPSYKIFDQTADESRPAVNGHHRKAFMDADTSATLLEMSGGFSKQIQKRRTSISIAPAYGRSISSSEGDRRTRGLERRKAALVRRRSCCCSPLRSPPSSPLALPVCTKSSPLMVQVGAPIPYVRLERNDYVEKLAESYRRQAQQHPRSS; encoded by the coding sequence ATGGAACATCATGGTGGACTGTTTGCGGACATTTCGAACAGTTTCCCGGGCGCCAGCGGCCTGCCGAACACGAATGTGAAGTACCACATTCACAACCCTCCCCAGATCCCACCGCAACCCCCTCCGCCCCCGGTGCCACCCTTAGGATCCTCTAGACAGTATCATCAGTATCAACACCATCACCATTcccagcagcatcagcagcagcagcagcaacagtcgCTGAACGTCCATTTGCAGAATTCGACCTCATCGCAACAGACCACGGCACAGTCGGTTGTGGTAGGAGGCTACGGACAACCGACACCCGGCATCATACAGCAAAGTCATGTTATACAGCagtcgcagcagcagcaacaacaacaacctgAGCTGCAGacctcaacaacaacagcaacaacccaACGGCAACATCACCTGGAAGCGCTTCATCAGACGCTAGGTCCAGGCAGTGGTGGAACTGGTGGGGTTTTCCCCGACGGGAACACTACCGGTCTTTTCGACGGCGGAAACACCAACGCAAACGTATCGCTCTGcgtgaacaacaacaacagctcaGGGAGTGGAAATAACACTAGCAACGCATCGGCGGgaaccagcaacagcagctacAGCTCGAGCATTAGCAATAGTTCGCGCAAGTTCGAAACTAACACCGGTGACAGCATTAcgtacaacatcaacaacatcaacaccaACATTGTGAACAACATCAGCAGTGGTCAAGGAGCTCCCGGGCCCATAGCGGCCATCACgaacggtggcggtggtggtggtggtgattttCTCGCTGGAGTAACGGCAGCAACACAGTACGGTACGGGCAGCGGCTCAACGATTGCAGTGAACGGTGGTGGAACGGGAACTGGAGGTGCTGTTGGTGCACAACCAGGTGTCAGCAATCCGACCATCATTAACATTAGCAACAACAATCACAACATTATGGCCCCTCCGTACCCGTACCATGGTCCGCCTCAGTATCAACCGAAAATGGGTGGCAGCGCAGGAGGTGCAGGATACAAGGAGATGAGCGGAAAGTACGGTGCGATCGGTGGAACAGGCAGCGGAACAAGCGGTACGGCGGGTAGTTGGGCAGAGTACGCACCTCACCAGCATGAGGCAACGGTGATCGGAAACTTTGAGGCGAAAAATCCCAACAAGTACCATCACACAGCGACCGGTGCAACGACGGCCGGGTCGCGCATGTCCGGAGGCTATCGGTATGCCAGTGCGACTGATTACGTATCTCAACCGGCACCACCCGGTTCGACGGGACATTATGTTCCGTCGCACACCGGTGCAGGTGGAGCTGGTTATGGACTGTACCATCCCGATGGTGTCCAAGCGACACCGATTCAACAAACCCAGACACCGGGTGTAGTACCCGGGGCACATGCGGGCTACGATGCCTATCCGCATATCGTGCGCAATAAGTACTCCGGTTCAGGACCTCCGCCCGGAATGCATCTGTCGAGCGGATCCCGGGGCGCTCCCTCGCATGCCGATCTCATGTACAACGAACGATCTCAACGATACGTCAGTAGCTATGGCACCGGAAATACCTACATGCCTTCGGGTGCTACTGGTGCCGGTGGCGGTGGAAGTGTTCCAAACCATGGGACGAACAGTGCCGGACATGCGGGTTACTACACCCAGATGGGTTCAAGCAAAGGTATGATGAATCCGGGCATGGATTATTACGGCAATACCTACTCCAAGCAGTTGTCCAGCTCGCATCCACACCACGCCCCTAACAATCCTTACATCCCACCGAATCGAATGGCGTACTCCAATCAAACGAGTGCGGGCTACCATCCACACCCGTCCCATCCAGCCCATCATCATGTGCCACATCCGCATCATAAAAGTGCCGTCGGAAGCTATGGGTATACTAATGCAAATGGTTCCGTCTCGTCGTACGACGATCCTTACCATCAGCGATCAATGAGTGGACGAGTTCCGCTGCCCCATCCTTACaacaccgatccacaccatcACCAGAGCACACCAGGATCGGCACCGTACGGTGCAACCAGTGCCGGTAGCTACCACCATCAAGTGCAAGGTCCAATGGGGTATCCCAATCCGAAGTTGACCTTTAGTAAAAACATGAACGATTTCTACACACCGAATGTGGCGTCGAGTAACGTAGCTCAGCATTACGCTGGTGCTCATCCGGGATCGATGCAACCGGCCGGTCTAGGGCATGCGGGACATTACGGTATGAAGTATGCTTCACAACCGATAGCACCCCAGCAGAAACATGCTGGCGGAGGAACGGCATTAGGACCAGGTGGTGTTCCGGCGTCCTTAGGACAGCAGACTAGGAAATCGTCCAGCTGTTTCTACGACACACCAAGCCCGGTAATCGATATCAACCATCCACTGATTGATCTAGAGGAGCAGATCAACAGTGTGAAGATTCTCAAGAGTGGTCCCGCTTCGATGGGAACTGGACCGGGCTCGATGTACGATACGAACCATCCTCTCAATTATGACTGTCAGCAGATGTATCTCAAGAACCGCTACATGCATTCCAAGCCGGTACACTCGATTCCGAACAGCAACACCAATCCCATCGGATATGGTAGTGGACAGCCGATCCCTACCGGTGAGCATCCTCACCAACGCCATCAACTCCATCACCAATCACATCCGGAAGCGGTGGGAGCGTATGGCGGCTATGCCACAATGGAAGATCTTGGCCTAGGGCCTCGCAGCTTTGCACTGGATGAAAATCTGAAGGATAAGAGCTTGCGCGATTACCTTACGAGCTGGAACGAGATGGAAGAGGAAGATGGTGGCTCTGCTGGAGCGAAAGCCTCCAAGGAGGCTAACAACAACTTAGTTGCGCATCAGAACTATGAGTCTTGCAAGTACATGGGTCAACAACAACCGTCATTGGAAGCAACAACGACAGCGACGGAAGAAGTCCCTGTCCCTCCACCACAACAGGAAGTTGCTGAGGACACACCATTGGAAGCTAGACCTGTAGTAACTCCAGAAACTACTACAACGCACTCTTctccatcaccaccatcgatCGTGCCGGTTTCAGCAGCTACACCGGTAACTGGTCATACCGGGGTAATAGTGGCGAATGTACAAAGCAACGGTAACCTTCCCGATATTTTGGTGGACATTGAGAAACCAGCGAAAGCCGAAGAAACTGGTAAGGATGGCGAAAAGTTATACATTCTCGAGACGTACGATGTGCCGCAGAGTGAGCTTAACAAGTACAAGCATCTGAGCGTTATCAACGAGCTGCCGAAGAATGTCGTTCCAATCAACGATAGTGCCGATTCGCTCAAGTTCCTCGAGGAAATCGAATCGAACCGTGAGAAGTACTACCAAACGGAGCTCGAGTCTGAGGTGGTGTATGAggaaaaggagaaagaaaaggaCCAGGAAGTAATCGAGGAGGACAAGGCAATGGCAAGCGAGGAGGAAACTGTGCCGGAACAGAAATCAGTTATCCAACAGCCAAAGCACGAAAGCGATGTGCCTCGAACGGAAACGGCTCCGCCTACAGATGATCTTCAGAGAGAAAATGACGAACAGAAGGAAGATCAATGTGAAAGATCACCTGAATGTAAACCTCAAGATTTATCCCAAACCAAGAATAAAGAGGAGATAAAACAAGATCCCGAAACGTTGGAACAGAAGGAAGAAATCAGTGGTGACGTTCGAAATGGCGTAACTGAGGTGAAATGTGAAGCTACTCCAAAAGACTCATCATCCGCCGATGAGGAAGCATCCTTCAAGGTGCCCCGTTGTTTCCCAAAGTATCGAAAGCGGCGCTTCTACGATTACGATATGCCCCGGTTTCCCAAGAAGGCACGTCGTTCCAGCATAGAAGAGTTTATCAATTGTGATATACCGAAATTCAAAGTACAAACTAACAAACGTAGCCCGAAAAGTCTGCTAAGTTTGCTGGTGGACACGCTCAACTCGAAACCGTTCCGTCGCTGGGCCAAACAGGATCTAGCCAGACGGCAGTCGCTAGTGCAGGCAGGTGATCGTAGTGATGTGGCGAAGGAAGTGAGCCAGACAGCAGAAGAACCAGTAGTAGTGGAAAACGATCAGATGGAGGCGATTCCCACACCGTCCGAAGAAGAGGAATCAGAAAGACAAACGGTGTTGGTTTTATCGTCCGTTCCTTCGTTGAGAGATTTGTGTTACGAAAGGATACAATCGCTGGAGCTTTACCACCAGCCAGCTACACTGAAGGAGCTGTGCGAGCGTGTTATCCGGGTGAGCAAACACCTTTACATTATTGAGGAAATGAAGAGCGAACCACCTAGATTGCAGGATCTCTGCAAAGCCGTCCTCAGTGAGACGAACATCTTCATCGACGTGACAACGAACGAGGTGTGCATCATTGATGACGATGTCGAAGATGACAACTGTGAAATGGTTCCTTCCATGGATTCTACCACACCGAACGCTGCCCGTGTGTTTATCGTTGAGGAAGATCGTGGTTCGATAGCGGATCTTCTGCGCGAAAACATCCAGCTACAGGAAGAAGATCTCGTTGTCGTTCGACAAGATATTGGCGAAGGGTGCGAGGATCATGAGATCTTTATGACCGATCTCGCTGCACAACCGGAACCAATGGTGGCGGCAGAGAGTGAGAGTGATATCTTTAGCCGTGTCGAGCAAGAAATTGAAAAGATGATGCACACCAGTTCGTCGGAGGATGAGGCAGAAGTTCCGGCGAAGGATTCTGAGCTGTTTGCATTTGCAGAAGATGTCGAGTGTATACAGTACGAAGAAGTTGTTCCGGTTCACACGGAAGTGCACAGCATGGAAGAAGGTGTGCTGAAGGCCCTTCGGGCAAAGTATGCGTTGCGAGGCGTGGGACAACGGAGACTTCATCGGCGGCTGGTTCGCAAGTATGTCATTTATCAACGATACATTGAGACACGATCTGGGCTGCTGCCACGCAATACCGTTCGATGGAGAAAGATGATCGACACTAGAAATGCATCCGACAAGGTGCAGCTGGTGCCACCGGTGCAACACGATGAGGAAAGTAACTGCTCGAATAGTTCGACTACTTCCGGTAGCAGCCGTTCATCAAGCTCTACTCGCAGCAGTCACTCGTCGCGTTCTTCGTCGTCTAGCTCGTCTTCGTcaagcagcagtagtagcagtagcagcagcagtagcagtagtagcagtagcagcGAAATGGAagacgaagaagaaacggTAAAACTTGTAGCAGCGGTAGAATTAACACCAGAAGAGCTTTCGAGTACCAGTGTAACGCTAGGGGAGGCAAACAATAATACTATCGAACTAGTACATTCGACCATGCCCCGAGAGCAGCAGAAGGAAATGGTTTCACAGCCCACGATGCAGGACGATGAATCTCAACCCGACCAGGTGAAGGCAGACTCCGACGCCGGTATTAGTCCAGCCCGGTGTGATGACAGTAGTGCGAGCAGCTGTAGCAGTAGTGGAAAAAGTAGTCCTGCAAGTCAGAACACCCGTGCCAGCAGTCCGTATACTAGCAGCGGCAGTAGTAAAAGCAACAGTAGAAGTCCCACCAGTTCCATGGAACAACGTGCTGCTACAAAAGTCGCCTACACTACCGAACGACCACGTTCGGTCATTGTTTCACCACCAATTgccaaaaggaagaagaagctTTCGTTCGAAGAAAGCCTGCTCAACATCGATCAAATGTACCGGAAGCCCGCAAGTCCTGCGCCAACCTCTACGGTACCATTGCTGATACCACGATCGGCATCCGCAAGTCCGCAGCAGTCCGCCGCAACCCGCCCGAATGTGATCGTAAACGTGAACAATAAGCGTGAAGTTCCTCGTAAGCTAATCATACCGTCGTACAAGATCTTCGATCAGACGGCGGACGAATCACGCCCGGCTGTCAACGGGCATCACCGGAAGGCATTCATGGACGCTGACACTTCGGCGACATTACTCGAGATGAGCGGTGGatttagcaaacaaatccAAAAGCGTAGAACGTCCATCAGTATCGCACCAGCCTACGGACGCTCGATCTCCTCCTCCGAGGGTGACCGTCGAACGCGTGGCCTGGAGCGTCGAAAGGCCGCCCTGGTAAGGCGTCGAAGCTGCTGTTGCTCGCCATTGCGGTCACCTCCGAGCTCACCGCTAGCGTTGCCCGTGTGCACGAAGTCTTCACCGCTGATGGTTCAGGTTGGTGCACCGATACCGTACGTGCGCCTGGAGCGAAACGATTACGTGGAAAAGCTGGCAGAGAGCTATCGTCGGCAGGCACAACAACACCCAAGGTCGTCGTAG